In one window of Kosmotoga pacifica DNA:
- the murJ gene encoding murein biosynthesis integral membrane protein MurJ encodes MKNNVIKGTLAFGLATMISRVTGLLRDAFFAGYFGTSSQYDAYLVAIMIPFFLRKIFAEGALSLTFIPMFAERRRKSLEESFEFTSTVLLLIIAITSVISASGVFFSTPVTRVFAGGFSPEVIQLTSKLMKITFPFILLVSTWSVFYGVLNSFDAYFLAALSPAFINISTIIGIVLSKYFNPPILAPAIAFVVGGAAQVTILAVAAKRKGFKFRPRFNRKDAKEFLKLFGLTMISPAIAQVNSLVDTRVATELGSGAVSSLQYAMRLYQLPLGVFAVSVATVVLAELSKYVENKEKFNETMWSSLETLLYFVIPAMLGLIVLSEEIVSLLFQRGAFTYQDTIITARILKAYAVGLPFYGLFNIFSRVHYSRKNPRFPSIIAALMAGINILLDIVLGLIYGPVGIAWATTLAGIFGAFAVASGILLKTSLAKKQLFELLKIAIVSSLMVIVIILEKSLLRPSLLSSAIEIVSGAIVYLVLSKLFSLREYENIKNIFRGR; translated from the coding sequence ATGAAGAATAACGTTATCAAAGGAACGCTGGCCTTTGGATTAGCAACAATGATTTCACGAGTTACAGGTCTTTTGAGAGACGCGTTCTTTGCGGGTTATTTTGGCACTTCCAGTCAGTACGATGCTTACCTCGTAGCGATTATGATTCCCTTTTTTTTGAGGAAAATTTTTGCTGAAGGTGCTCTTTCACTGACTTTTATCCCCATGTTCGCCGAAAGACGAAGAAAATCTCTTGAAGAGTCTTTTGAATTTACATCTACCGTACTGTTGCTCATTATCGCTATTACATCGGTTATTTCAGCATCGGGTGTGTTCTTTTCTACCCCTGTGACGAGGGTATTTGCCGGGGGATTTAGCCCAGAAGTAATCCAGCTTACTTCGAAATTGATGAAAATAACCTTTCCCTTCATCCTCCTCGTTTCCACTTGGAGTGTTTTTTATGGTGTGTTAAATAGTTTTGATGCTTATTTTCTTGCCGCACTTTCCCCAGCTTTTATAAATATCTCGACGATAATAGGTATTGTTCTTTCAAAATATTTCAATCCACCTATTCTCGCCCCAGCCATAGCATTCGTTGTTGGCGGTGCTGCGCAGGTGACCATACTGGCTGTTGCAGCTAAAAGGAAGGGTTTCAAATTCAGGCCGCGATTCAACAGAAAAGACGCTAAAGAGTTTCTAAAGTTATTCGGTTTGACGATGATTTCACCCGCTATCGCCCAGGTGAATTCACTTGTTGACACGAGGGTTGCTACAGAGCTCGGTTCAGGGGCAGTGTCGAGTCTGCAATACGCGATGAGGCTTTATCAACTCCCATTGGGTGTATTTGCTGTCTCCGTTGCGACTGTAGTTCTGGCAGAGCTATCAAAATACGTAGAAAACAAGGAGAAGTTCAACGAAACGATGTGGTCTTCCCTCGAGACGCTCCTGTATTTTGTTATACCGGCGATGCTTGGCCTCATAGTGCTTTCTGAGGAAATCGTATCTTTACTGTTTCAGAGAGGTGCTTTTACTTATCAGGACACGATAATAACAGCTCGCATTTTAAAAGCATATGCCGTGGGGTTACCTTTTTATGGACTATTCAATATTTTTTCCAGGGTTCATTATTCTCGAAAAAACCCAAGGTTCCCCTCCATCATAGCTGCTTTGATGGCGGGGATTAACATCTTGCTTGACATCGTTTTGGGGCTCATCTATGGTCCTGTTGGCATTGCTTGGGCAACGACTCTTGCGGGTATATTTGGAGCATTTGCCGTAGCCTCGGGAATACTCTTAAAGACCAGCCTTGCAAAAAAACAGTTGTTTGAATTATTGAAGATCGCCATAGTGAGCAGTCTCATGGTTATTGTGATCATTCTTGAAAAATCTCTGCTTCGTCCATCACTGCTCTCAAGTGCTATTGAAATTGTTTCCGGTGCTATCGTATATCTCGTGCTTTCAAAACTCTTTTCACTCAGAGAGTATGAAAACATAAAGAATATCTTCAGGGGGCGATAG
- a CDS encoding polyhydroxyalkanoic acid system family protein translates to MRIEIRHKRENEEVKSIITEEIDRLLKNFSGYSEKVEKQWRGDVLIIFSEVMGSRINGTVTINDKWVILDFKLPIFALPFKEKIKKTITQRLKELLES, encoded by the coding sequence ATGAGGATAGAAATCCGACACAAGCGGGAAAATGAAGAAGTAAAAAGCATCATCACTGAGGAAATAGATAGACTTCTAAAGAATTTTTCGGGCTATTCGGAAAAAGTGGAAAAACAGTGGCGGGGAGATGTCCTGATCATCTTTTCTGAAGTGATGGGCTCCAGAATAAATGGAACTGTGACAATCAACGATAAATGGGTGATACTCGATTTCAAGCTGCCCATTTTCGCGCTCCCTTTCAAAGAAAAAATAAAGAAAACGATTACTCAAAGACTGAAAGAGCTCCTTGAATCTTGA
- a CDS encoding PolC-type DNA polymerase III: MNKVFVVVDTETTGSNPLLGDRIIEIAAIPIYHGKIYYELRFHSLINPQVTIPAAISSIHGLKNTDVNDEPSMLEVFPKFREYVGNAVIVGHSIAVDMRFFDMAAKEAGMFPFSNDYIDTYELARSLFKEGPYSLAGLAARLKVRDVPTHRALDDARVAAKVFLALVEKLGGFSKLGIYLRHWRG, encoded by the coding sequence ATGAACAAGGTATTTGTAGTCGTTGACACTGAAACAACCGGATCAAATCCCCTTCTTGGTGATAGGATAATAGAAATAGCTGCGATACCCATTTATCATGGTAAGATTTATTATGAGTTGCGCTTTCATTCTCTTATTAATCCTCAGGTTACCATACCAGCTGCCATAAGCAGCATTCACGGTCTCAAGAACACTGATGTCAATGATGAACCCAGTATGTTGGAAGTGTTCCCTAAATTCAGAGAATACGTAGGAAATGCTGTGATCGTTGGTCACAGCATTGCGGTGGATATGAGGTTTTTTGATATGGCTGCAAAAGAAGCGGGGATGTTTCCATTTTCCAATGACTATATAGATACATATGAACTGGCAAGAAGTCTCTTTAAGGAAGGTCCTTATAGCCTTGCAGGACTCGCTGCCAGATTGAAGGTCAGAGATGTACCAACTCATCGTGCCCTTGACGATGCCAGAGTAGCTGCGAAAGTGTTTCTGGCACTCGTGGAAAAGCTGGGAGGTTTCTCAAAGCTGGGTATATATTTGAGACATTGGAGGGGCTAG
- a CDS encoding PhoH family protein, whose protein sequence is MVKNFVLDTNVLVHDPDCIEKFEDNILIIPFPVLEEIDKLKSKPGSLGQRAREVNRKLDELRKSGDLTKGVRIDSGGLVKILIFNEFHATLPPFMAESYKDNKILLYSLELKKRDKKHTILVTKDINLRVKADVLGISTQDYLADKVVIDEILSGVKELHDPSLRERFNRIGSVSVRDIGTELYPNTFLDFGEGVYGRVEPDGKSVVRLSVSVETSCWGIFPRNREQLFAFELLLDDRIKFVAMPGIAGTGKTLLSLAAGMRKTVDEKLYERLIVSRPVIPMGQDIGYLPGSQEEKMRPWMQPIYDNLFLLFTNRHVDPDTFLKRSDKLGVEVLSYIRGRSIPNQYMIIDEAQNLTPHEVKTILTRIGEDTKVILIGDPYQIDNIYLDTNSCGLVYAASKFVSHPLAGHITLVKGERSELATAAAELL, encoded by the coding sequence ATGGTGAAGAACTTCGTTCTTGATACCAACGTGTTGGTTCACGATCCGGACTGTATCGAAAAATTTGAAGACAATATATTGATTATCCCTTTCCCGGTACTTGAAGAAATTGACAAGCTGAAATCAAAGCCTGGTTCCCTCGGTCAGAGGGCGAGGGAAGTCAACAGAAAGCTCGATGAGCTCAGAAAATCTGGGGACCTCACAAAGGGTGTGCGTATCGATTCTGGTGGGTTGGTCAAGATACTGATATTCAACGAGTTCCATGCCACACTGCCACCTTTTATGGCGGAAAGTTACAAGGATAACAAGATTCTTCTATATTCATTAGAGCTGAAGAAACGTGATAAAAAACATACAATTCTCGTGACAAAAGATATCAATCTCAGAGTGAAAGCGGACGTGCTTGGGATTTCTACACAGGATTACCTAGCGGACAAAGTTGTAATTGACGAGATTCTCTCAGGTGTAAAAGAACTTCACGATCCTTCATTGAGGGAAAGGTTCAACAGAATTGGAAGTGTTTCGGTTAGGGATATTGGGACAGAGCTTTATCCTAATACATTTCTAGACTTTGGTGAGGGAGTTTACGGCAGGGTGGAACCGGATGGAAAGAGTGTGGTGAGACTGTCTGTTTCCGTGGAAACTTCCTGTTGGGGGATCTTTCCGCGAAACAGAGAGCAACTCTTCGCGTTTGAATTACTTCTGGATGACAGGATAAAGTTTGTTGCTATGCCTGGAATAGCTGGAACGGGCAAAACTTTGCTCTCTCTAGCGGCGGGAATGAGAAAAACTGTGGACGAAAAACTCTATGAGAGGTTGATTGTATCAAGGCCTGTTATACCGATGGGGCAAGATATCGGGTATTTGCCAGGGTCACAGGAAGAGAAGATGAGACCGTGGATGCAGCCAATATACGACAATCTTTTCCTTCTATTCACAAACCGTCACGTGGATCCTGATACATTTCTTAAACGAAGCGATAAACTGGGGGTTGAAGTACTAAGTTACATACGTGGTCGTTCCATACCGAATCAATATATGATTATAGACGAGGCACAGAATTTAACGCCGCATGAAGTGAAGACAATATTGACACGTATAGGAGAAGACACTAAGGTGATCCTTATAGGCGACCCTTACCAAATAGACAACATATACCTCGATACCAACAGTTGTGGTCTGGTTTACGCTGCTTCTAAATTTGTATCTCACCCGCTTGCGGGGCATATAACTCTTGTGAAGGGTGAAAGATCTGAGCTGGCCACCGCAGCAGCGGAATTATTGTAG
- a CDS encoding DUF4911 domain-containing protein produces MRTKRQIPKEYDLYVRIARPDIHVLCYIAEAQDNLMNIRHTTEEGYLKIIVPGDLLEEALKFLDSIKNVIDLEVVEIRENPGHT; encoded by the coding sequence ATGAGAACGAAAAGACAGATACCAAAAGAATATGATCTGTACGTCAGGATAGCGAGGCCGGATATTCACGTACTTTGTTATATTGCTGAAGCGCAAGACAACCTCATGAATATAAGGCATACCACTGAAGAGGGATACCTCAAGATCATCGTTCCAGGTGACCTTCTCGAAGAAGCCTTAAAATTCCTTGATAGCATAAAAAACGTTATAGATCTGGAAGTGGTGGAGATACGTGAAAACCCGGGTCATACTTGA
- a CDS encoding YqeG family HAD IIIA-type phosphatase, with protein MKTRVILDLLKLPLPRERAKSVRDIDYDRLIDLGYDTILFDYDNTLAVWRSEFDARNREVIEKLLERGLKVAVVTNAPFERVRNMHEFFGDRVKLYYSMRKPGTRELLKVLKELESTPERAVIVGDLFLTDVIAGNRMGMYTIMVKPVMNKDAAFYKKVSAFMTIAAYTVFFYTIGWFFRITELISPHLFADDISDIDFEQLKEAGYELMILDFDNTLEPWGSDELSNERELLIRRIQLIGMKVVIISNGKRKRLRGVDAFIQGVDVIPEARKPFPYKTRRYLSKRGIKTYHTVIIGDQLFTDILMGNLLGCFTIKVNPISEQEFFWTRLMRKLEKLLLKFIKNKTVLEEMKR; from the coding sequence GTGAAAACCCGGGTCATACTTGATCTGTTGAAATTACCGCTTCCCAGAGAAAGGGCGAAAAGCGTAAGGGATATAGATTACGATCGCCTCATTGATCTGGGATATGATACTATACTTTTCGATTACGATAACACGCTTGCAGTATGGCGTTCGGAATTTGATGCAAGAAACAGAGAAGTTATCGAAAAGCTCCTGGAACGCGGTTTAAAAGTAGCCGTGGTTACGAACGCGCCATTTGAAAGAGTAAGAAATATGCATGAGTTCTTTGGTGATCGCGTCAAACTATATTATTCTATGAGGAAACCTGGTACAAGAGAACTTCTGAAAGTTTTAAAAGAACTCGAATCCACACCGGAAAGAGCCGTGATTGTTGGAGATCTTTTCCTTACTGACGTTATTGCGGGCAATCGCATGGGAATGTACACTATCATGGTCAAACCGGTCATGAACAAAGACGCCGCGTTTTATAAGAAAGTCAGCGCCTTCATGACTATTGCGGCTTATACTGTTTTTTTCTATACAATTGGCTGGTTTTTCAGGATTACAGAGCTCATTTCTCCTCACCTCTTTGCCGATGATATTTCAGATATAGATTTTGAACAGTTGAAAGAGGCTGGTTATGAACTTATGATCCTTGACTTCGATAACACGCTTGAGCCCTGGGGAAGTGACGAGTTATCGAATGAAAGGGAACTTCTCATAAGGCGTATTCAGCTAATCGGAATGAAGGTAGTTATAATCTCTAATGGTAAGAGGAAGAGACTCAGAGGAGTCGATGCGTTTATTCAAGGTGTTGATGTCATTCCAGAAGCCCGAAAGCCTTTCCCATACAAAACCAGAAGATATTTGAGTAAAAGAGGCATAAAGACTTATCATACAGTCATTATCGGGGATCAACTTTTTACAGATATATTGATGGGGAATCTTTTAGGCTGTTTTACAATAAAAGTCAATCCAATTTCTGAGCAAGAGTTTTTCTGGACACGTTTGATGAGAAAACTTGAAAAACTACTCCTCAAATTTATAAAGAACAAAACAGTGTTGGAGGAAATGAAGCGGTGA
- a CDS encoding GTPase: protein MKCKGCGIEIQTTAENEPGYIPVEVLERRLVEGKEVYCKRCFSLKHYGKLIDGFDFDHSLELLRRYLNLAPNVLYIIDIFDFEGTFRKEIVELLKDHQVFYLVNKVDLIPEEITPMEIKRWVKDRFKVQSTRIRLMSAKKRRGVASLLKFLKGKRSRKFLTIGVTNVGKSSVLNALADRDTLTISRFPGTTLKAIEFRNREHGLTFIDTPGIITKDRVTDLLDAVCQSRVLPEKKLMVHTIKVKKKPRTVFLGGFVRIDAETGELPGPIFHVITSENVTVHETNPETANIKWSLWFGSLLQPPCTQQSVDEYGMRKKKLKLVTGQEVAIKGLGWINVARGPLEITISYPANTEPVVRKGLVGPLKFKYKN, encoded by the coding sequence GTGAAGTGCAAAGGATGCGGTATTGAGATTCAGACCACAGCAGAAAACGAACCGGGATACATACCGGTCGAAGTACTTGAGCGCAGGCTAGTAGAAGGGAAAGAGGTCTACTGTAAGCGTTGTTTTTCTTTGAAGCACTACGGGAAACTTATTGATGGCTTTGATTTTGACCACTCACTGGAACTATTAAGGCGTTATTTGAATCTAGCGCCCAATGTTCTTTATATTATTGACATCTTTGATTTTGAAGGAACGTTCAGAAAGGAAATCGTAGAACTTCTTAAAGACCACCAGGTTTTTTATCTGGTTAATAAAGTCGACCTGATCCCGGAGGAAATCACACCCATGGAGATAAAAAGATGGGTAAAGGATAGGTTTAAGGTTCAGAGCACAAGAATACGCCTCATGTCCGCAAAAAAAAGGAGGGGAGTGGCGAGCTTGCTTAAATTCCTGAAGGGAAAGAGATCGAGGAAATTTCTCACGATTGGTGTTACTAATGTTGGTAAATCCTCGGTTCTAAATGCGCTCGCCGATAGAGATACATTGACTATTAGTCGCTTTCCCGGAACTACCCTTAAAGCCATCGAGTTTCGAAACAGAGAACATGGTTTGACTTTCATCGACACACCCGGAATCATAACGAAAGACAGGGTAACCGATCTTCTCGATGCCGTTTGTCAATCCAGAGTATTACCCGAAAAAAAGCTGATGGTACACACCATAAAGGTCAAGAAAAAACCAAGAACAGTGTTTCTTGGAGGATTTGTTAGAATAGATGCAGAAACGGGCGAGCTTCCTGGACCAATTTTTCATGTGATTACCTCCGAAAATGTGACGGTGCACGAGACTAATCCCGAAACTGCTAATATCAAATGGTCTTTATGGTTCGGGAGCCTCCTTCAGCCTCCGTGTACCCAACAAAGTGTTGATGAATACGGTATGAGAAAAAAGAAATTGAAACTTGTGACCGGTCAGGAAGTTGCAATAAAGGGACTTGGGTGGATAAATGTCGCAAGAGGTCCACTGGAAATAACGATTAGCTACCCCGCTAATACGGAGCCGGTGGTCAGGAAAGGACTTGTTGGTCCATTGAAATTTAAGTATAAAAACTGA
- the pduL gene encoding phosphate propanoyltransferase: MKLKNHPIKAGVSNRHVHLSQEHLEILFGEGYELTPIKDLGQPGQYAAKEKVILVGPKGAIEGVRVLGPVRKATQVEISRTDAFKLGVKPPIKDSGDHEGSVGLTLVGPKGTVVLEKGVILAKRHVHMTPEDAEKLGVKDKQLVMVYCEGNGERKTIFDDVLVRVSSSYALEFHVDVDEANAAMLNNNDNVYIIEEL; this comes from the coding sequence GTGAAACTCAAAAATCATCCGATCAAAGCTGGAGTGTCCAACAGGCACGTCCATCTCTCTCAAGAGCACCTTGAAATTCTTTTTGGAGAGGGCTATGAACTTACGCCTATTAAGGACCTTGGTCAACCAGGGCAGTACGCAGCTAAGGAAAAAGTGATCCTCGTAGGGCCAAAGGGTGCCATTGAGGGTGTAAGGGTTCTTGGACCCGTCAGGAAAGCCACTCAGGTGGAAATCTCCAGAACAGATGCGTTCAAGCTCGGAGTAAAACCACCCATAAAAGATTCCGGAGATCATGAGGGTTCTGTTGGACTCACGCTCGTTGGTCCAAAGGGCACCGTCGTGCTTGAGAAAGGCGTTATTCTCGCCAAAAGGCACGTCCATATGACCCCAGAGGATGCGGAAAAACTCGGCGTTAAAGATAAACAGCTGGTCATGGTTTACTGTGAAGGTAACGGCGAGAGAAAAACCATCTTCGATGACGTGTTAGTAAGAGTCAGCAGCTCGTATGCTCTTGAATTCCATGTAGACGTCGATGAAGCTAACGCTGCGATGCTCAATAATAATGATAACGTGTATATAATCGAGGAGTTGTAA
- a CDS encoding DUF72 domain-containing protein: MLYLGTSGYYFRNWIGTAYPEDIRPSQMLSYYHAIWKFNTVELNFTYYRMPDYHTLAAISRKVPGDFVFAVKSPGSVTHEHWKTLNTNQAVDELKTFKRALAPIISENRLGPILFQFPSTFRPTEENLSYLEKVMNTCIEDSVLPAVEFRHKSWARKEYDNFLLECGAIPVVADEPEISTLFPYRPVSGNGIAYFRFHGRNPDWFVSEGSERYNYNYSDDELRFFALDVIEFLSKGLDVYVYFNNCHMGNAVHNALRFREMVGGA; the protein is encoded by the coding sequence GTGTTATATCTGGGAACAAGCGGGTATTACTTCCGGAATTGGATAGGAACCGCTTATCCCGAGGATATCAGACCTTCTCAGATGCTGAGCTATTATCACGCTATCTGGAAGTTCAATACTGTTGAATTGAACTTCACGTATTATCGTATGCCAGATTATCATACCCTTGCAGCTATTTCCAGAAAAGTCCCCGGTGATTTCGTCTTCGCGGTGAAATCACCGGGTTCTGTTACCCACGAACACTGGAAGACCCTTAATACTAATCAAGCTGTTGATGAGTTAAAGACTTTCAAACGTGCACTAGCACCCATAATTTCTGAGAACCGACTCGGGCCTATTCTTTTCCAGTTCCCTTCAACGTTCAGACCTACTGAAGAAAACCTTAGCTATTTGGAGAAGGTTATGAACACATGCATAGAAGATAGTGTGTTGCCGGCGGTTGAATTTCGCCACAAGAGCTGGGCTCGGAAAGAATACGATAACTTTTTGTTGGAATGTGGTGCTATTCCTGTGGTTGCTGACGAACCTGAAATTAGCACGCTCTTCCCCTATCGACCGGTTTCGGGAAATGGAATAGCCTATTTCAGGTTCCACGGTAGAAATCCGGATTGGTTTGTTTCGGAGGGAAGTGAAAGATACAATTATAACTATTCAGATGATGAGCTGAGATTTTTCGCGCTGGACGTGATAGAATTCTTATCGAAAGGGCTCGATGTGTACGTGTATTTCAATAATTGTCACATGGGTAATGCTGTACACAACGCGCTCCGTTTCAGAGAAATGGTAGGAGGTGCCTGA